In Acidimicrobiales bacterium, the genomic window GCGGTGGGGACGACCTCCACGCGGTCCCCCAGCTCGATGGCGACGCCACCGAGGAACGGGTCGACACCGAGGCGCTGCCGCTCGCCGGGAGCCTCGTCCGGGTCGAGCACCCGGCCCTCCACGTGCGGGCTCCTCGCCCCGTAGCGCTGGAGCCGGGTGACCGCCTCCACCCGGCCGGGCTCGTTGCGCCGGACGAACGCCGTGATGCGCACCTGACGGTCGAGGGCGTCGAGGACCTGCCCGGTCTGAGCGGTGAGGGAGTTGGTCCGCTCCGCCGTGAGGTCGACGGTCCCGCCCACGGCGCCGGCCAGGAGGGTGAGGGCCACCACCGCGACGAGGGCGACGGCGGTGGCGAGGAACCGGCGGATCACCGGCCGGAGCCCGGCGAGCGCCGCATCCCGACAGCGGCGGCGGCCAGCACCACAGCCCCCACCCCGACGGCGAGGAACCATGCAGCGTCGGCCGCGCCGATGGCACCCCCGGCAAAGAGCCGGAACCGCTCGCTGAGCGACACCCGCGCAAGGGTCGACCCGGCCGACAGCGCGGCGTCGCCACGGTCGGCGAACCACAGGACGAGGACACCGAAGACCGTCACCATGGCGGCGACGGGCTGCGAGGTGGTCAGCGCCGACGCCAGGACCCCGATGCCCGCCACCGCGGCGGCGAGCAGCGCCAGGCCCACGAAGCCGGCGACGGCCGGGCCCAGGTCGGGCTCACCCCACAGGGCGATGAGGACGACGTAGGTGGCCGCCGGTGCCACCACGACCAAGGTCGAGAGCCACGCCGCCAGCCACTTCCCCGCTGCCAGCGCGGAGCCGGGTACCGGTGCGACGAGGAGGAGGTCGAGGGTGCCGGAGCGCGCCTCCTCGGCGAAGGCGCGCATGGTGAGCAGCGGCACCACCAGCAGCAGGAGGAACCCGGCGATGGGGAACAGCGGCTGGACCACCGCCTGACCGCGACCCTGGAGCTGGTCGACGACCAGCACGGCGAGCACGGCATGGAAGGCGGCCCCCGTCAGGTACGGCAGCGGCGACGCCCACAGGGTCGCGAGGTCCTTTCGCAAGATGGTGCCGGTCACGGCGCCGACAGCTCGGCCTCGGCCACGAGGCGGAGGAAGCGTGCCTCGAGGTCGCCCGCCTCACCCGGTCGCTCCTCGGCCACCACGCGGCCGGCGGCGATGACCACCACGCGGTCGCACATCGCCGCCGCCTCGGCCAGCAGGTGGGTCGACACGAGGACCGCCGCGCCGTCGTCGGCGAGGGAGCGCACGAGGCTCCGGGCGGACACGACCTGCCCCGGGTCGAGGCCGATGGTGGGCTCGTCGAGGATGACCGACGGAGGCCGCCCGAGCACCGCCTGCGCCAGGCCCACGCGCTGACGCTGGCCCTTGCTCAACCGACCGATGGGCCTGGTGGCGAGGTCAGCTACCCGCGCCTCGTCCATGGCGGGCTCGACCGCGTCGGTCTCCAGCCGCTTGGTGCGGCAGCAGAACCGCAGGTAGCCCCGCACGCTCATCGTGTCGTAGGCGGTGAAGGCCTCCGGCAGGTAGCCCACGGGGCGGGTGACGTCGGACCGTCCCGCCGCCGGCTCGAGCAGGCCGAGCAGCATCCGCATGGTCGTGGTCTTGCCGGCACCGTTGGGCCCGAGGAACCCCACCACCTCGCCCGGGCCCACCGAGAAGGTGACGTCGCGGACGACCTCGCGCCCGGCGAAGCTGCGGGTGAGGCCCTCGGCGGCGATCACCGAGCCGAGGTTACCGCCGGCTCCCCCTCCGCGGCGCGAAGGTCGACGGTGCCGATCGTGGCGGCCGACGGAGGCGGGGTGTCGTCCTCCGGAGGTGACCCCTCGCCCGGGCCATCCGCCAGGTCGGTGAGCGCGGCAACGATCTTGTGGCGCACGCCTTGGACGATGCCCGCCAGCCCGCCGCGGGTGCGCACGATCACCTCGATGGCGAGGATCCCCGTGCCGATCGGCACGATCCAGCGGTTGTCGAAGTGGAGCAGGAACGGCAGCCCGAACACCACGAAGGCGCCGAGGAACGACCCCTGGATCGCACCGAGGCCGCCGATCATCACCATGAGGACCAAGACCAGGGAGATCTCCGTGGGGAAGTCGGTGGCGTTGACGTTGCCGACCCGCACGGCGAACACCAGGCCGGCCAGGGAGGCGATGCCGCCCGACACGGCGAACGCCAGCAGGCGGGCGCGCACGAGCGACACGCCGAGCGTCGCCGCAGCCTTCTCGTTCTCGCGCAGGGCGTAGAAGCTCCGACCGGTCTGCGACGTGGCCAGGTTGCGGACAACCCACATGCTGGCCAGCAGGAGGACCAGGCCGAAGAAGAAGAGCGGACGGTTGCTCGGGTCGTCAAGGTCGAACGGGCCCAGCTTCGGCGCCTCCATGGGCCGGCCGGTCTGCGCGCCGCCCACCAGCTCACTCTTGAAGAGGAACAGCTCGGCGGCGTAGCTGAACGTGAGGGTCACCACCGCGAGGTAGAGCCCCTTGATGCGAAGCGCGGGAAGCCCGATCACGAGGCTCACCGCCATGCCGATGACGATGACGAGGGGCACCGTGAGCAGGAACGGCACGTGGAACCGCGTGAAGAGGTTGGCTGCGGCGTAGGCGCCCACGCCGACGAGGGCCCAGTGTCCGAGTGAGATCTGGCCGGTGTAGCCCATCAGCACGGTGAGGCTCACGCCGACCATGGCCGTGATCACGACCATGACGAGGGTGTCGTTGGTGGCCGAGCCGGTGACCATGCTCACGGCGACGGCGAAGGCCGTCATGGTGGCGATGCCGGTCCACCCGATGGCAGCGGCGAAGGGCGACTCGCGGAGCCGCGCAGGGAGGTCGCGCATGGTCGGCACGAAGGCCACCTTGTCCTCCGTCTCCTCCCGCTGGCCGAAGATCCCCTGGGGTCGCAGGGCCAACATGGCCACCACGGCGACGAAGAAGACGGCGTCGGCGGCGCCGATGGTCGACCTGAAGTAGCCGGAGATCACCGCCTCGCCGATGCCGACCACAAGACCGCCGACAAGGGCCCCCGGCAGGCTCGTGAGCCCGCCGATCAGGGCTGCCGCCAGGGCGCGCACCAAGAAGCCGGTCGACAGGGTGGTGGTGGCGAGCGAGCCCTGGTTCGCGGCGAGCAGCACCCCCGCCACCGCGGCGAGGACGAGGCCGACGACCCACGTGAAGCCCGCCACCCGGTCGACCGAGATGCCGAGCAGCCGAGCCGACTCACCGTTCTCGGCGGCGGCCCTGATGGCGACGCCGAACCGGCTGACCTTGAAGAACACGGCCAGCGCGGCACCGATGAGCGGGACGAGGACGAGCACCTGGATGTCGCCCCCGGTGACGTTGACGTCGCCCAGCCCGATGAACGACCGCACGACGGTGGGGATGATGCGCAGCGTCTCGGCCTGCTCCTGGTTCCGCTCGAAGAGGATGAGCACGATGCCGACCACACCCTGCCCAATGGCCAGGGTGGCCACCAAGGTCACCAAGCGGGGGGCACGCCGGAGCCGGCGGAACAGGGCCCGCTCGAGCGCCCACCCGTTGAGCCCCACCAGCACCAGGGTGAGGAGGAATGCCACCACGAACCGCGGGCGGGTGGACTCCTCGAAGGGCAGGAAGGCCGCCCGCGCCGTGAACCACCACGTCACAAAGGCACCGAGGAGGCCGAAGAACGGCTGGGCGAGGTTGAGGACGCGCGTGCCCTTGTAGATGAGCACGAGGCCGAGGGCGAGGATGCCGTAGATGAGCCCGCGGCTGAGGCCGAGGACGATGTACGAGAAGAGCTGCTCCACTACGCGCCTCCTGCGGCTGCGTCGGCGAACCCGGCGGTGGCGCCGGCGAGGAAGACGGATCGCAGAAGGTCGCCGCGCTCGCTGAGCCCCGCCGACGGGCCGTCGTAGCGGACCTCGCCCTTCTCCATGAAGTAGGCCCGGTCGGTGTAGCCGAGGGCGAAGCTGGCCTGCTGCTCGACGATGACCACGGTCAGCCCCTCGTCCTCGACCATGCGCTGCACCGTCTCCATCAGCCGCTCGATCACGAGCGGCGCCAGGCCGAGGGAGAGCTCGTCGATCATCAGGAGCTCCGGGCGCGTCATGAGCGCCCGGGCTGTGGCGAGCTGTTGCTGCTCGCCGCCCGAGAGGGTGCCGGCGGGCTGGCCGGCGCGGTCGGCGATCCACGGGAAGTAGGAGGTGACGCGCTCGACCTCGGCGTCGATCTGCTTCTCGTTCGGGTAGATGTAGCCCCCCATGCGGAGGTTCTCGGCGACGGTGAGCGTGGGGAACAGACCCCGGCCGCCCGGCACATGGCCGAGCCCCCGCCGCACGAGCTGCTCCGCGGGGATGGTGCTGATGTCCTCGCCCTTCCACCGGATCGTGCCTGCGGTCGGCGACACGAGGCCGGAGGCCGCCTTGAGGACGGTCGACTTGCCGGCGCCGTTGGTGCCGAGCAGGGCAACGCGCTCGCCTCGGCGCACCTGGATATCGACGCCGTAGAGCACCTGCACCTTGTCGTAGAAGACGTCGAGGCCCTCGATCTCGAGGAGCACCTCCGCCTCCTCGTCGACCTCTCGGATCGTCGGTGCAGCCGTGCGCTGCTGCTCGGTGGGAGTGCCGAGATATGCCTCGAGCACCGCCGAGTCGGCCTGCACGGTCGCGGGCCGACCCTCGCTGAGGTTCTGACCCGCATCGAGGCAGTAGATCCAGTCGGCGAGGCCCATCACCAGCGGCATGTCGTGCTCGATCATCAAGATCGTGGCGCCCATCGTGCGCTTGATGTCGAGGAGCAAGGGTCCGAGCGCCTCCGTCTCCTTCTGGCTGATGCCGGACGCGGGCTCGTCGAGCAGGAGGAAGGTCGGCTCCAGCGCGAGCATGCAGGCCAGCTCCAGCAGTCGGAGCGTGCCGTAGCTGAGCTCGGAGGCGAACTTCTCGGCGAATGCCTGCATGCCCACCAGCTCGACGATGCCCTGGGCCTTCTCGAGGACGGTGCGCTCCTCGTCGCGCGCCGACGGCAGTCGGAACGCCTGGGACATGGTGCCGACGCGGTGGTGACGGTGAAGGGCCACGCGCACGTTGTCGACGACGGTGAGGTACGGGAAGAGCCGGACGTTCTGGAGCGTTCGCCCGATGCCCAGGTCGGCCCGCGTGCCGGGGGGCCGAGCGAGGAGGTCCTCGTCGCGGTAGCGGACGGTGCCCTGCGTGACCCGCTGGAAGCCCGAGATGCACTCCATGAGCGTCGTCTTGCCTGCGCCGTTGGGGCCGATGAGCCCGACGATCTCACCCTCGCGGACCTCGAGGTCGACGCCATCGAGTGCCGCGAGGCCGCCGAAGCGGACGGTGATGCCGTCGCATCGAAGGATCGCCGGAGCATCGGAGCGGGGTTCAGGAGGAGGCGGGACCGGCGTCGCCTTCTTCCGCGCCACCATCAGAAGCCGTCCACCAGGCCGGGCGTGATCATCTTGAACTTGTTGTTGGACTGCACCTCGAGCACGGTCATCTGGTTGGCCCCTTTCATGGTGTTCGTGGATCCAACGAAGGTGATGGGACCGCTGACGAGGTCGTCGTAGCCGCTGTAGGAGTTCCAGGCTCCCCAGAACCGCTCCCTCGTGAGGTCCGAGCCGGGAGCGGTGAGGGCGCCCTTGATGAACGAGACGATCTGGTAGCCCGACGCCCCGCCGCTGCCGTTATCGACCCAGTCCTTCTCGCCGTGGGCGGCGATCCACTGCTCACGAGCGGTCTTCATCCTCCCGCAGTTCGGTCCCTCGACCTCGGGTGCCATGTAGTAGCAGCCGCTCGACAGCCCCCGGACCCCATCCTGCGCCCACTTCGGCGTCATGAGGGCCGCCGCCGTGTCGCTGTCGTGGGCGAAGTTGGAGAACGAGTACGTCCACCCGCATGCCGCCCCGGCGGCGCAGCGCTGCACGATCTGCTGGGTCGTGAGGGGGTCGGTGAGGGGGACCACCACCTCGGTGTCGCTGCTCCGGAACTCCAGGATGTAGCCGTTGTAGTCGGGGTTCTCAGCAGGCTTCTGGTTCGCAACGGTGGTCGACACCACCATGCCGTTTGCCTCCAGCCGGCGCTTGAAGTCGGCGGCGACGGGCTTGATGAACTGCGAGTCGGACACGAGGATGCCGACCCGCAGGTCCTTGTACTTGTCGTCCTTGGCCATGAAGTCGGCCAGCTGGAGCGCGTGGGTGGTGTAGTTGGCGGCGAGCTGGTACATGCCCGGGATGGGGTTGTTCTCGTTGCCGCCGGCTGCGGTGTAAGGGACACCGCGCTTGGCCGCCTCGGCCGCCACGATGGCGACCTGGTCGATGCCGAGGGTCCCGCTCACCATGAAGTTCTTGTTGTCGTTGATCAGGGTCTGGGCGGCGTTGCGGGCGCCCTCGGATTCGAAGCGGTCGTCCTGGATGTCGAGGACGATCTTGCGGCCGTGGATGCCGCCGTTGTCGTTGATGAACTTGGCGTAGGTCCTGACGCCCTTGATGGGGTCGTCGGCGAGGCCAAGCGGCACGCCGCTGAAGGTGATCGGAGCGTGGACGCCGACCTTGATCTCGGAGTCGCTCACCCCGGTGCGGTCGCCCGCCGACTGGGGCTGGGGTGCGGGGGCAGACCCGCCGCCGCCCGTGCCACCGCCGCCGCCCGTGCCACCAGTGCCGCCGGTGCCACCGGTGCCGCCGGTGCCGCCGCCGAGCTCGGGCGCAGGTGCGCTCCCCGGCGCTGGGGCGTCAGGGTCGCCCGGTCCGGTGGGATCGCCGTCGTCGTCGCCCACTTCTCCCAGTCCCGGGACGGTGCCGGGCGCATCCGGGTCGTCGTCGGTGCCCGAGCGGGGTCCTGCCACCAGGTCGCCGGCGTCGACGGTGGTGCCGTCGTCGTCACCGGAGACGGCGATGACCCCCACCACGCCGAGGAGCACCAGCCACACCGACGCCACTCCGAGCGCCAGTGCCGTGCGGGCACCCTGTTGGCCCCGCAGGGTGCGTGCCTGTTCGAGGATGCTGCTCACCGTGACCCCAATCGATCTGGTCTGCAAAACGGACAAGTCATCCGACTACCCGACCACTTCGACGTCGTGACGCCAGCCTCCTGCCGGCAGTGACAGGCGTCACGCCGCGACCGGACGTTACTCCGTGCCGGCGTCTGCCGCCGAGGCCGCCACCGGCGAGGCATGGTGGACGACCATCCGCCACCTCTCCTCGTCTCGCACGAAGAGGTTGAGGGCAGCCATGGTGCCACCGACGCGAGCGTCGAGGAGGTTCTCGTCGAGCGACACCCAGGCCACGTCGCCGGTCTGCTCCACCTGCTCCCCGGTGAGGATGAACTGCATGCCCCGCCCGCCCTGGAACAGTGCGAAGAACGACGCCGAGATCGACGACCACCCTCGGAGGGTGACCCACCCAGGGTGGGTGCAGGTCGAGCGCTCGGAGTGCTCCCAGACCTCGGACATTGCGTCGAGGTCGGCCGCCTCGAATGCCTCGTAGAAGGACCGGTTGGCGGTGAGGACGGCGTCGTGGTCGCTGATGCCCGCACCCTACCGACGTGACCGACGGGCCCGGGGAGGTGCCAGGATGGCGCCCATGCGCGTCCCCTCCACCGATGGTGTCGAGCTGACGGTCCACGACCTCGGTGGCGACGGCCCGCCGCTCCTCCTGTGCCACGCCACCGGCTTCCACGGCAAGGTCTGGACCCCCATGGCGGAGTACCTCTCCAGCCGGTTCAGGCTCTGGTCGCTCGACTTCCGCGGGCACGGGATGTCTACGTCGCCCGTGGGCCGGGGCTTCGCCTGGGAGGGCTTCGGGGACGACGTCCTCGCCGTGGTGGACGCTCTCGGGCTCGACCACCTCGCCGGCATCGGGCACTCCAAGGGCGGCACCGCCCTGCTCCTGGCAGAGCAGGCACGGCCGGGCACCTTCACCTCGCTGGTGCTCTACGAGCCCATCGTCTTCCCACCCGACCTCGGACCGCCCGGCGGCCGGGGCGACGACAACCCGCTGGCCGCCGGCGCCGAGCGACGCCGGGAGGTCTTCCCGTCCAAGGAGGCCGCCTACCAGCACTACGCGGCCAAGCCGCCGCTCTCGGTCCTCGCCCGGGAGGCGCTGCGCGCCTATGTCGACCACGGCTTCGAGCCCCTCGGGGACGGCACGGTGCGCCTCCGCTGCCGCGGGGCCGACGAGGCCCAGGTGTACCGGATGGGTGGCTCCCACGGCGCCTGGGACGGCCTCCCGGGCGTCTCCTGCCCCACCACCGTCGCCACCGGCGGGACGGGCGGCACCATCAGCCCGGAGGTCGGCGCCCGCCTCGCCGCGCGGCTCGGGGCCGCGCGGCTCGAGGTCTTCGACGAGCTCGGCCACTTCGGCCCGCTGGAAGACCCCGGCCGGGTCGCCCGCTCGGTCGTCGCCGCCCTGACGGTGGCGCCATGAGCGAAGCGGCACGAAAGCGGGCGGTCGAGGCCCTCGGGGGGACACCGCCCGACGTCAGTCGCCCCCCTACCAGCCCCGTCCGCCAGGTCCTGCCGGCGGCGGTCAGCCGCCGAGTGGGCGACTTCGACCGCGCCCTCGAGGCGACGTCGAGCCGCCTGCGGGGCCGCCCTGTCGCCGACCGGATCTTCTACTCCGCCTCGGCGCTCGGCGACTTCAGCCTGGTCTGGCACCTGGTCGCCACGGGCCGGGCGCTGCGGTCCGAGCGCGACGAGCGGGAGGCGGTCCGCCTCGTCACCGCCCTGGCCGTGGAGTCGGTGGTCGTCAATGGCCTGGTGAAGTCGCTCTTCCGCCGGGAGCGCCCCAGCGTCGAGGACCCGCGGCCCCACCGGCTCCGCCGACCCCGCTCGTCCAGCTTCCCCAGCGGCCACGCCACCTCCGCCTTCATGGCCGCCACGATCCTGTCCGAGGGCGGCCGGCGCCGCTCGGCTCCGGCCTGGTACGCGCTTGCCGCCGTGGTGGCGGCCAGCCGGGTGCACGTGCGGATCCACCATGGCTCCGACGTCGCCGCCGGGGCGGTGATCGGCATCGGGATCGGCCAGCTGGTCCGCCGGCTCTGGCCCCTCCGCTGACCGCCCTCTCCGCGCCTCGGGGTGGGCGCCACGACCGCCGGGGCCTACGGTGGGCACATGGCGGACCATCGACTGCGCTTCGAGACGAAGATGTCCGAGCAAGAAGCGCTCATGTGGGCCCTCGAGCAGGACCCCGTCCTGCGCTCCTCGTTCAGCAACGTCACCTTCTTCGACCGGCCCCCGGACGTGGCCCGGTTCCGGTCCCGGATGGAACGGGCCATCCAGGTGCTGCCGCGGCTGCGCCAGCGGGTCTCGGAGCCCGCGGGCGGGCTGAGCAGCCCGTCGTGGGTCGACGACAGCCTCTTCGACCTCGACTTCCACGTCCGGCACATCGCCGTGCCCCCGCCCGGCACCGAGGACCAGGTCCTCCAGCTGGGGGCGCTGCTGTCGGGGGACGCCTTCGACCGGGCCCGACCCCTCTGGCAGTTCACGATCGTCGAGGGCCTGGAAGGCGGCCGCGGCGCCATGCTGCAGCGGATGCACCACACGATCACCGACGGTGAAGGTGGCATCCGCCTCTCCGCCATGTTCACCGACATCGATCGCGACGCCACCGAACCGCTCGGCGGGTCCTCGGCGGTCGTGGCGGCACAGGTCGAGGGCCGCTCCGCCATGACCACCGTGCGGGAGACGGTCGGCGACGCCGTGCGAGGCCCGCTCGGCGTCGCCCGCCGAGCGGTCGGGCAGGTGGGCCACATCGTGACCGACCCGCGCGGGGGCGCCGACGACGCGGTGGAGACCGCCCGCTCGGTCCTGCGCCAGCTCGCCGTCACCGAGCCCTCCCACTCCCCGCTCTGGTCGCAGCGGTCGCTGCGACGCCACCTCGAGGTGCTCAGCATCCCCCTCGACGAGGCCAAGGAGGCGGCCCACGCCCTCGACGGGACGGTGAACGACCTCTTCGTGACGGGGGCTGTCGGCGGCGCCGGCGCCTACCACCGTGCCCTCGGGTCCGAGGTCGACGAGCTGCGGATGGCCATGCCGGTGAGCACCCGCACCGACAAGGGCGCCGGGGGCAACGCCTTCGCCCCCACCCGAATGCTGGTCCCGGCGGGGATCGTCGACCCGCGGGAGCGCTTCGCGGCCGTGCAGGCGGTCCTCGCCGCCGCCAAGGGGGAGCGAGCCTCGGGTGTGACCGCCCAGCTGGCGGGGCTCATCAACGTCCTGCCCACGCCGGTGATCACCAAGGTGGCCCGACAGCAGGTCGGCACCGTCGACTTCACGACCTCGAACGTCCGCGGGGCGCCGTTCGACCTGTTCATCGCCGGCGCCAGGATCGAGGCGAACTACCCGATCGGACCCATGGCGGGTACCGCGTTCAACCTGACCACCATGTCGTACTGCGGCCGACTCGACATGGGTTGCGCCATCGACCTGGCGGCGATCGACGACCCCGCGCTCCTGCGCCAGTGCCTGGTCGACGCCTACGACGAGCTCCTCGCCCTGCGCCACTGACCCCCGCACGCGCCACGACCGCCCGGCGGGGCGGTCGTGAGGTCGGGGTCAGCTACCCGCCGAGCGGGCGGGCAGGGGCGTCAGGTGCTGACGGTCTCGGCTTCGGTCGCGGCCAGCAGCATCCGCACGTCGAGCAGGAGGTCGGACACCTCGTCGGTGGAGACGAGCTCGCGGTGCATCATCTCGGACAGGCCCTTGTCGATGACTGCCAAGGCGTCGGTGATGATCTTCGGCTCTCGGGTTTCGGTCATCGAGCTCTCCATCGACTCTACCTCTTCCTTTGCTCATCGACCCCGTCTGGCACTGCCTTGAGGACTGCTGTCAACCCTACCGGGCCGACGGGTGACCCCGGCACCACCCTGGGTCGCTGCATCTGCTGGCGGCCGTACCCAGCGCAGCGTGAGGCCATGCGCTCCGCCGTGGTCGAGCGCCTCGGCCGGAGGTAGGACGGGCCCGTCCTCTTGCCGGGTCACCGGCCGTGTCGGCGCCGGTAGGGTCCAGCGCCATGGACCCGAGCATCCCCACCGGAGTGACCTTCGCCAGCCTGCAGGCCCTCGGGGTGCCCGCCGCAATGGAGGTCGCGACGCGCGCTGAGGCCCTGGCCTACCGCTCGTTCTGGACCGCCGAGGTCAGCGGGCCCGAGGCGTTCTCGCTGCTCAGCGCGGCCAGCTGCGCGGCCCCGACCCTCGGTCTCGGCACCGGCGTGCTGGCGCTCCAGCTGCGCACGCCGATGGTCGTCGCCATGGCGGGCGCCACCCTCCAGGCGACGCGGCCCGACGCCGACATCGTCCTCGGGGTGGGGATCTCGTCGCCGGTCGTCACCGAGCGCTGGCACAGCGTCCCCTACGGCGAGCGCCCCCTGGCGCGGGTGCGCGAGTACGTCACCTTGGTCAAGGAGTGCCTCACCGGCGAGAGCGTCACCTTCGAGGGCGACTTCTACTCGGTCAAGCGGTTCCGCCTCGGCGTCCGCCTCGGCGACCGCAGGCCCAAGGTCGTCGTGGGGGCTCTCAACCCGAAGATGCTCCAGCTCTGCGGTGAGATCGCCGACGGCGTGCTGCTCAACTACCTGCCCGCCTCGCACGTTCCCTGGTCGGTCGAGCAGGTCCGCACGGGCGAGGCTGCCGCCGGACGCCCCGAAGGCGACTGCACCGTCTACGCCTACGTCCACGCCGGGGTCTGCGAGCGCGAGGACGGCATCGAGCTCGCCCGACGCGACCTGTTCTCCTACGCGGTCGTCGACGCCTACGCCCGAAACTTCGAGCGGGCCGGCTTCGGCGACGAAGTGGCCGCCATCCGGGAGGCGCACGCCCGGAAGGACCGCGAGGGCGCGCTGGCCGCGGTGAGCGACCGCATGGTCGACGCCATCGACGTGATGGGCGACCACGACCACGTCCACGCCACCATGCAGTCCTACGTCGACGCCGGCGTCGACGTGCCCGTCCTCATGCCGCTGCCGTGGGGCCCCGACCGCATGGCGGTCGTCGACGCCACTCTCCGCGCCGCCATCGGCGCCCCCGCCTGACCCGCCTACCATCCGGCCATGGAGCTCGCGGGCAAGGTCGTGATCGTCACCGGCGGAGGCAACGGCATCGGGCGGGCGCTGTCCCGTCGCTTCGCCGCCGAGGGGGCGGCCGGGGTCGTCGTCGCCGACCTCGACGGTGACGCCGCCACCGCCGTGGCCGACGAGATCACCGGCGCCGGCGGC contains:
- a CDS encoding ABC transporter permease subunit; this translates as MTGTILRKDLATLWASPLPYLTGAAFHAVLAVLVVDQLQGRGQAVVQPLFPIAGFLLLLVVPLLTMRAFAEEARSGTLDLLLVAPVPGSALAAGKWLAAWLSTLVVVAPAATYVVLIALWGEPDLGPAVAGFVGLALLAAAVAGIGVLASALTTSQPVAAMVTVFGVLVLWFADRGDAALSAGSTLARVSLSERFRLFAGGAIGAADAAWFLAVGVGAVVLAAAAVGMRRSPGSGR
- a CDS encoding ABC transporter ATP-binding protein — protein: MIAAEGLTRSFAGREVVRDVTFSVGPGEVVGFLGPNGAGKTTTMRMLLGLLEPAAGRSDVTRPVGYLPEAFTAYDTMSVRGYLRFCCRTKRLETDAVEPAMDEARVADLATRPIGRLSKGQRQRVGLAQAVLGRPPSVILDEPTIGLDPGQVVSARSLVRSLADDGAAVLVSTHLLAEAAAMCDRVVVIAAGRVVAEERPGEAGDLEARFLRLVAEAELSAP
- a CDS encoding ABC transporter permease, producing the protein MEQLFSYIVLGLSRGLIYGILALGLVLIYKGTRVLNLAQPFFGLLGAFVTWWFTARAAFLPFEESTRPRFVVAFLLTLVLVGLNGWALERALFRRLRRAPRLVTLVATLAIGQGVVGIVLILFERNQEQAETLRIIPTVVRSFIGLGDVNVTGGDIQVLVLVPLIGAALAVFFKVSRFGVAIRAAAENGESARLLGISVDRVAGFTWVVGLVLAAVAGVLLAANQGSLATTTLSTGFLVRALAAALIGGLTSLPGALVGGLVVGIGEAVISGYFRSTIGAADAVFFVAVVAMLALRPQGIFGQREETEDKVAFVPTMRDLPARLRESPFAAAIGWTGIATMTAFAVAVSMVTGSATNDTLVMVVITAMVGVSLTVLMGYTGQISLGHWALVGVGAYAAANLFTRFHVPFLLTVPLVIVIGMAVSLVIGLPALRIKGLYLAVVTLTFSYAAELFLFKSELVGGAQTGRPMEAPKLGPFDLDDPSNRPLFFFGLVLLLASMWVVRNLATSQTGRSFYALRENEKAAATLGVSLVRARLLAFAVSGGIASLAGLVFAVRVGNVNATDFPTEISLVLVLMVMIGGLGAIQGSFLGAFVVFGLPFLLHFDNRWIVPIGTGILAIEVIVRTRGGLAGIVQGVRHKIVAALTDLADGPGEGSPPEDDTPPPSAATIGTVDLRAAEGEPAVTSAR
- a CDS encoding ATP-binding cassette domain-containing protein is translated as MVARKKATPVPPPPEPRSDAPAILRCDGITVRFGGLAALDGVDLEVREGEIVGLIGPNGAGKTTLMECISGFQRVTQGTVRYRDEDLLARPPGTRADLGIGRTLQNVRLFPYLTVVDNVRVALHRHHRVGTMSQAFRLPSARDEERTVLEKAQGIVELVGMQAFAEKFASELSYGTLRLLELACMLALEPTFLLLDEPASGISQKETEALGPLLLDIKRTMGATILMIEHDMPLVMGLADWIYCLDAGQNLSEGRPATVQADSAVLEAYLGTPTEQQRTAAPTIREVDEEAEVLLEIEGLDVFYDKVQVLYGVDIQVRRGERVALLGTNGAGKSTVLKAASGLVSPTAGTIRWKGEDISTIPAEQLVRRGLGHVPGGRGLFPTLTVAENLRMGGYIYPNEKQIDAEVERVTSYFPWIADRAGQPAGTLSGGEQQQLATARALMTRPELLMIDELSLGLAPLVIERLMETVQRMVEDEGLTVVIVEQQASFALGYTDRAYFMEKGEVRYDGPSAGLSERGDLLRSVFLAGATAGFADAAAGGA
- a CDS encoding ABC transporter substrate-binding protein, with translation MSSILEQARTLRGQQGARTALALGVASVWLVLLGVVGVIAVSGDDDGTTVDAGDLVAGPRSGTDDDPDAPGTVPGLGEVGDDDGDPTGPGDPDAPAPGSAPAPELGGGTGGTGGTGGTGGTGGGGGTGGGGSAPAPQPQSAGDRTGVSDSEIKVGVHAPITFSGVPLGLADDPIKGVRTYAKFINDNGGIHGRKIVLDIQDDRFESEGARNAAQTLINDNKNFMVSGTLGIDQVAIVAAEAAKRGVPYTAAGGNENNPIPGMYQLAANYTTHALQLADFMAKDDKYKDLRVGILVSDSQFIKPVAADFKRRLEANGMVVSTTVANQKPAENPDYNGYILEFRSSDTEVVVPLTDPLTTQQIVQRCAAGAACGWTYSFSNFAHDSDTAAALMTPKWAQDGVRGLSSGCYYMAPEVEGPNCGRMKTAREQWIAAHGEKDWVDNGSGGASGYQIVSFIKGALTAPGSDLTRERFWGAWNSYSGYDDLVSGPITFVGSTNTMKGANQMTVLEVQSNNKFKMITPGLVDGF
- a CDS encoding nuclear transport factor 2 family protein — translated: MSDHDAVLTANRSFYEAFEAADLDAMSEVWEHSERSTCTHPGWVTLRGWSSISASFFALFQGGRGMQFILTGEQVEQTGDVAWVSLDENLLDARVGGTMAALNLFVRDEERWRMVVHHASPVAASAADAGTE
- a CDS encoding alpha/beta hydrolase, with the protein product MRVPSTDGVELTVHDLGGDGPPLLLCHATGFHGKVWTPMAEYLSSRFRLWSLDFRGHGMSTSPVGRGFAWEGFGDDVLAVVDALGLDHLAGIGHSKGGTALLLAEQARPGTFTSLVLYEPIVFPPDLGPPGGRGDDNPLAAGAERRREVFPSKEAAYQHYAAKPPLSVLAREALRAYVDHGFEPLGDGTVRLRCRGADEAQVYRMGGSHGAWDGLPGVSCPTTVATGGTGGTISPEVGARLAARLGAARLEVFDELGHFGPLEDPGRVARSVVAALTVAP
- a CDS encoding phosphatase PAP2 family protein codes for the protein MSEAARKRAVEALGGTPPDVSRPPTSPVRQVLPAAVSRRVGDFDRALEATSSRLRGRPVADRIFYSASALGDFSLVWHLVATGRALRSERDEREAVRLVTALAVESVVVNGLVKSLFRRERPSVEDPRPHRLRRPRSSSFPSGHATSAFMAATILSEGGRRRSAPAWYALAAVVAASRVHVRIHHGSDVAAGAVIGIGIGQLVRRLWPLR